From a single Planctellipticum variicoloris genomic region:
- a CDS encoding MinD/ParA family protein, whose translation MTVLSAPIHDQALELRRLVELRRTSKEALTPTRARSIAVTSGKGGVGKSHLALNLAVALAEQGAAVCLLDGNLGLGSLDLLCGVNGYWNLSHVITGSRQLEDIVLDGPGGVRLIPGASGITDLADCPASVHEKLLEQFDELEAGCDYLIIDTGSGIHRLVRQFAASSDEVLVVTTPEHTAIADAYATVKALSTLPDLAWNVVVNQVHDSEQGERIFERLRHTAGAFLQTPLRWAGAVPWDDVVPDAVVRRRPFLIDHPGCPAAQAVRRIAHRFSEGQPGSELGGYLRRLSQRLVRRRGIEADASVKQRT comes from the coding sequence ATGACAGTTCTGTCCGCCCCCATTCACGATCAGGCACTCGAACTGCGACGGCTCGTCGAGCTGCGGCGGACGTCGAAGGAAGCCTTGACGCCGACCCGGGCGCGATCGATCGCGGTGACGAGCGGAAAGGGTGGGGTCGGGAAGAGCCACCTGGCGCTGAATCTGGCCGTGGCGCTGGCGGAACAGGGGGCCGCGGTCTGTCTTCTGGACGGGAACCTGGGGCTGGGAAGCCTGGATCTGCTGTGCGGCGTCAACGGGTACTGGAATCTTTCGCATGTCATCACCGGATCGCGGCAACTGGAAGACATCGTGCTCGACGGCCCGGGGGGCGTGCGGCTGATTCCCGGCGCCAGCGGGATCACGGATCTCGCCGATTGCCCGGCGTCGGTGCATGAGAAGTTGCTGGAGCAGTTTGATGAACTGGAGGCGGGCTGCGACTACCTGATCATCGATACGGGGAGCGGCATTCACCGCCTGGTCCGGCAGTTTGCGGCCTCCAGCGACGAAGTGCTGGTGGTGACGACTCCGGAACATACCGCGATCGCCGACGCCTACGCGACCGTCAAAGCGCTGTCGACGCTCCCAGATCTGGCGTGGAACGTGGTCGTGAATCAGGTTCACGACTCCGAGCAGGGGGAGCGGATTTTCGAGCGGCTCAGGCACACGGCGGGTGCGTTTCTGCAGACTCCGCTGCGATGGGCGGGGGCGGTGCCGTGGGACGACGTCGTGCCGGATGCCGTGGTCCGTCGTCGGCCATTTCTGATCGATCACCCCGGTTGCCCGGCGGCCCAAGCCGTTCGGCGAATTGCGCATCGCTTCAGCGAGGGTCAACCGGGCAGCGAACTGGGCGGGTATCTCCGGCGATTATCGCAGCGGCTGGTGCGTCGGCGAGGGATTGAGGCGGATGCCTCTGTGAAACAGAGAACTTGA
- the flhF gene encoding flagellar biosynthesis protein FlhF: MQADVRTYKAPTLDAALELVRREMGADAIVLHTRQVTRRGLLPWSRGREEVEITAGLGVQVRSTPKHLLEPSMARTAAAGISLADETLQPPPDLLGMKSAPTEAVPPEPAPPINRLSSVARTSERPQQIAAEPPMGRHPGTKTIAARLAAISPTMPEIPLPPPPAAVTPPPAPVAPPVVPPAPVPRSMTRERTVSEPPVPPKPPTPSVATARYMPSSDPTLAIQQRLDMLQKMLTDLGRQNRSKGAADIPAELFSSFTQLIDAEVDEDVARDVVLRLRSLLSPTQRKSPEAIRSVLTTQIEKELRVGAPIAPQRGRRKVIALVGPTGVGKTTTIAKLAANFRLQDGAKLGLITVDTYRVAAVEQLRTYAEIMDLPMKVVTSPQEMRRALDELTGLDLVLIDTAGRSPKDELKLQELKTVLSEARPDEVHLVMSLAAGSRVLQTTAAQFQPAGVSSLILTKLDEASGPGSLLNVARSVPVPVSYLTTGQDVPADIEPAHATRMARLITGQDSLSATSGR; encoded by the coding sequence ATGCAAGCCGATGTGAGAACTTACAAAGCCCCGACGCTGGATGCGGCGCTGGAACTGGTCCGGCGTGAGATGGGGGCTGACGCCATTGTTCTTCACACGCGCCAGGTGACCCGGCGCGGACTGCTGCCGTGGTCGCGCGGCCGCGAAGAAGTTGAGATTACGGCCGGGCTGGGAGTGCAGGTGCGCTCGACGCCGAAACACCTTCTTGAGCCGTCAATGGCCCGAACGGCGGCGGCCGGGATTTCGCTTGCTGACGAAACTCTCCAGCCGCCGCCCGATCTGCTCGGAATGAAGTCCGCCCCGACGGAGGCGGTTCCCCCCGAGCCTGCGCCCCCGATCAATCGTCTCTCGTCCGTCGCCCGCACTTCGGAGCGGCCCCAGCAAATCGCGGCCGAGCCTCCGATGGGCCGGCATCCCGGAACGAAAACGATTGCGGCCCGGCTGGCGGCGATTTCGCCGACAATGCCAGAAATTCCATTGCCGCCGCCGCCGGCCGCTGTCACTCCGCCGCCGGCTCCGGTCGCGCCGCCTGTCGTGCCACCGGCTCCGGTTCCCCGGTCGATGACTCGGGAGCGAACTGTCAGCGAACCTCCGGTTCCTCCCAAGCCGCCGACGCCTTCCGTGGCGACGGCACGCTATATGCCGTCCAGCGATCCGACGCTGGCAATTCAGCAGCGGCTGGACATGCTGCAGAAGATGCTGACAGACCTGGGGCGGCAGAACCGCAGTAAGGGAGCAGCGGACATTCCGGCGGAGCTGTTCTCCAGTTTCACACAACTCATCGACGCGGAAGTCGACGAAGATGTGGCGCGGGATGTCGTGCTCCGTCTGCGGTCGCTGCTCTCTCCCACGCAGCGGAAGAGCCCGGAAGCGATCCGGTCGGTCCTGACGACCCAGATTGAGAAAGAACTGCGGGTCGGTGCGCCGATCGCGCCGCAACGCGGACGTCGCAAAGTGATCGCCCTGGTGGGGCCGACCGGCGTCGGCAAGACGACAACGATCGCCAAGCTGGCGGCAAACTTCCGGCTCCAGGACGGGGCGAAGCTCGGGCTGATCACCGTCGACACGTATCGCGTCGCGGCCGTCGAGCAGTTGCGGACGTACGCGGAAATTATGGACCTGCCGATGAAAGTCGTGACCAGCCCGCAGGAAATGCGGCGGGCGCTGGACGAGCTGACGGGGCTGGATCTGGTGCTGATCGATACGGCCGGCCGCAGCCCCAAAGACGAACTGAAGCTGCAGGAGTTGAAGACGGTGCTGTCCGAGGCGCGTCCCGACGAAGTGCATCTGGTGATGAGTCTGGCGGCGGGATCCCGGGTCTTGCAGACGACCGCCGCACAGTTCCAGCCGGCGGGCGTTTCGTCGCTGATTCTGACGAAGCTCGATGAAGCCTCGGGGCCGGGCAGTCTGCTGAATGTGGCGCGATCGGTTCCGGTGCCGGTGAGTTATCTGACGACGGGTCAGGACGTTCCGGCGGACATCGAGCCGGCGCATGCAACGCGGATGGCCCGACTGATCACGGGGCAGGATTCGCTGTCGGCAACGTCCGGTCGTTAG
- the flhA gene encoding flagellar biosynthesis protein FlhA, which yields MPSERAPGLRGLISDTQSLVFPVVIVCSVGVIVAPLPPWMMDLLLAGNITLAVVILLTTIYVRKPLEFNVFPSLLLGVTLARLVLNVATTRLILTRAHIDGTGAAGGVIEAFGGFVAGGQLVVGLILFVILVVIQFLVITKGSTRISEVAARFALDGMPGKQMAIDADLNAGLVTQEQAKIRRAEVTAQADFYGAMDGASKFVRGDAIAGIVVTLINIIGGLIVGMAMNGMDFQKAVTVFTTLTIGDGLVSQVPAFLISLASGLLVTRSSGDSNLSRDVVGQTFRHSEAMFLSAIFVTGLAFTGLPMLPMLSLGLGCGAIGLAIRGKKKQDVAASAQQEQQAQSEARPQPKPEDHLLVDPLELELGFGLIRLADPASGGDLLDRVTRVRLKVAQETGIILPKVRIRDNVRLDQRSYQIKLKDIPIAWGEIHPDGLLAIDTGMANGEVPGIATTDPAFGRPARWIESSMAERAELMGYSVVEPSSVIVTHLTEVVRDHADELLTRQHVHQLLENLKERAPKVVEELIPELLKPAQVHMILANLLRERVPIRDLESILETLGEYADKTKDLTILTEYARHSLSRTICQQYRDPQRTLHVITLDPALEDVLAGGIEFGDRGLSIKLSPQVSEAVTKELAKQLERLVSGGHPPVLVCSPQIRAGLRQITQNTLPKLAVLSLNEITRDTAVQPHGQVPLQAIRTGGPAVRPLQTA from the coding sequence ATGCCGTCCGAACGTGCGCCCGGATTGCGCGGACTGATTTCCGACACACAGTCGCTGGTGTTTCCAGTCGTGATTGTGTGTTCGGTGGGAGTCATCGTCGCGCCTCTGCCGCCGTGGATGATGGATCTGCTGCTGGCGGGCAATATTACGCTCGCCGTCGTGATTCTGCTGACGACGATTTACGTCCGGAAGCCGCTGGAATTCAATGTCTTTCCGTCGCTGCTGCTGGGCGTCACGCTCGCCCGGCTGGTGCTGAACGTGGCCACGACGCGGCTGATTCTGACGCGAGCCCACATCGACGGAACCGGGGCCGCCGGCGGAGTGATCGAAGCCTTTGGAGGCTTCGTCGCCGGCGGTCAGCTCGTCGTCGGACTGATTCTGTTCGTGATTCTGGTGGTGATTCAGTTTCTTGTGATCACCAAGGGCTCCACGCGCATCAGCGAAGTCGCCGCCCGGTTCGCCCTGGACGGAATGCCGGGCAAGCAGATGGCGATCGACGCCGATCTCAACGCCGGGCTGGTTACCCAGGAGCAGGCAAAGATTCGCCGGGCGGAAGTGACTGCTCAGGCGGACTTTTACGGAGCGATGGATGGTGCCAGCAAATTCGTCCGCGGCGACGCCATCGCCGGCATCGTGGTGACGCTGATCAATATCATCGGCGGTCTGATCGTCGGCATGGCGATGAACGGGATGGACTTCCAGAAGGCCGTCACCGTCTTCACGACGCTGACGATCGGCGACGGCCTTGTCTCACAAGTACCGGCCTTTCTGATCTCGCTGGCGTCGGGTCTGCTGGTCACGCGATCGTCGGGGGACTCGAATCTTTCGCGCGACGTGGTCGGGCAGACCTTCCGGCATTCCGAAGCGATGTTTCTGTCTGCAATTTTTGTGACGGGCCTGGCTTTCACGGGGCTGCCGATGCTGCCGATGCTGAGCCTGGGCCTGGGCTGCGGAGCGATTGGACTGGCGATTCGCGGCAAGAAAAAACAGGACGTGGCGGCGAGCGCGCAGCAGGAGCAGCAGGCTCAGTCCGAAGCCCGGCCGCAGCCTAAGCCGGAAGATCACCTGCTCGTCGATCCGCTCGAACTGGAGCTCGGGTTCGGCCTGATCCGTCTGGCCGATCCCGCTTCGGGGGGCGATCTGCTGGACCGCGTGACGCGCGTCCGGTTGAAGGTGGCCCAGGAGACCGGCATTATCCTGCCGAAAGTCCGGATTCGCGACAACGTGCGGCTGGATCAGCGCAGCTATCAGATCAAGCTCAAAGACATCCCCATCGCCTGGGGCGAAATCCACCCCGACGGGCTGCTGGCGATCGACACCGGCATGGCGAACGGCGAGGTGCCGGGCATTGCGACAACCGACCCGGCGTTCGGTCGCCCGGCCCGGTGGATCGAGTCCTCGATGGCGGAGCGGGCCGAGCTGATGGGGTACAGCGTCGTCGAGCCGTCCTCGGTGATCGTGACGCATCTGACGGAAGTCGTCCGGGATCACGCCGACGAGCTGCTGACGCGGCAACACGTGCACCAGCTTCTGGAGAATCTGAAGGAACGGGCGCCGAAGGTCGTCGAAGAGCTGATTCCGGAACTGCTGAAGCCGGCCCAGGTCCACATGATTCTGGCCAACCTGCTGCGTGAACGGGTGCCGATCCGCGATCTGGAATCGATCCTGGAAACGCTGGGGGAATACGCCGACAAGACCAAAGACCTGACGATTCTGACCGAATACGCCCGGCACTCGCTGAGCCGGACCATCTGCCAGCAATACCGCGATCCGCAGCGGACGCTGCATGTGATCACGCTGGACCCGGCTCTGGAAGACGTGCTGGCTGGGGGAATTGAGTTCGGGGATCGAGGCTTGTCGATCAAGCTGTCGCCTCAAGTCTCCGAAGCGGTCACGAAGGAACTGGCGAAACAACTGGAGCGGCTGGTCTCCGGCGGGCATCCGCCTGTGCTGGTCTGCAGCCCGCAGATCCGGGCGGGGCTGCGGCAGATTACGCAGAATACGCTGCCGAAGCTGGCCGTTTTGAGTTTGAATGAGATTACCCGGGATACCGCAGTTCAACCGCACGGCCAGGTGCCGCTGCAGGCGATCCGGACTGGCGGCCCCGCCGTCCGACCACTTCAGACCGCGTAG
- a CDS encoding sulfatase-like hydrolase/transferase — MSRSFAAWFAFLYAVSSLPMVSAADRTPNIVLILADDLGYGDVSYHGATDIRTPHIDSLARDGLRFDTFRANSNVCSPTRAALLSGRFPDRAGVPGVIRFHPENSWGRLADDVTLLPKALKPAGYRSAIVGKWHLGLNEPDTPLDRGFDVFHGFLGDMMDDYYTHLRHGENFMRRQREVISPEGHATDLFTEWSCDWIRGQAGKPEPFFLYLAYNAPHGPIQPPADWLKRIRGRSPELPEKRAKFVALTEHLDDGIGRVLGTLKDLGIEENTVVIFTSDNGGDVPSGASAGPFRSHKGHMYEGGLRVPCAVRWPGVVKPASRIAFPALTLDLYSTLVDIARQPVQAGTDGVSLLPTLRGEAQPVPDRVQYFVRREGGVQFFGKTNDAVIRGRWKLVHDGPMSPLELFDLESDPAETTNLVEKSPKVFRELVLELSRQLQLGGAVPWQRANSAK, encoded by the coding sequence ATGTCTCGTTCGTTCGCTGCCTGGTTCGCGTTTTTGTACGCCGTGTCGTCGTTGCCGATGGTGTCGGCGGCCGACCGCACTCCAAACATTGTGCTGATTCTGGCGGACGACCTCGGGTACGGGGACGTGAGTTACCACGGCGCCACCGACATCCGGACGCCGCACATCGACAGCCTGGCGCGGGACGGGCTGCGGTTCGACACGTTCCGGGCCAACAGCAACGTCTGTTCGCCGACGCGGGCGGCGCTGCTGTCGGGTCGGTTTCCGGACCGGGCCGGGGTGCCGGGGGTGATCCGGTTTCATCCGGAGAATTCCTGGGGACGGCTGGCGGACGACGTGACGCTGCTGCCGAAGGCGCTCAAGCCGGCGGGTTATCGGAGTGCGATTGTCGGGAAGTGGCATCTGGGGTTGAACGAGCCGGATACGCCGCTGGACCGTGGTTTCGATGTCTTCCACGGTTTTCTGGGCGACATGATGGACGACTATTACACGCACCTGCGGCATGGGGAGAATTTCATGCGGCGGCAGCGGGAGGTGATTTCGCCCGAGGGGCATGCGACGGATCTGTTTACGGAGTGGTCGTGCGACTGGATTCGAGGGCAAGCGGGGAAGCCGGAGCCGTTTTTCCTGTATCTGGCGTACAACGCGCCGCACGGTCCGATTCAGCCGCCTGCGGACTGGCTGAAGCGGATTCGCGGCCGTTCGCCGGAGTTGCCGGAAAAGCGGGCGAAGTTTGTGGCGCTGACGGAACATCTGGACGACGGCATTGGGCGGGTGCTGGGGACGCTGAAGGATCTGGGGATCGAGGAGAATACGGTTGTGATCTTCACGTCGGACAACGGGGGAGATGTTCCGAGCGGGGCTTCGGCCGGTCCGTTCCGGAGTCACAAGGGGCATATGTACGAAGGAGGCCTGCGCGTCCCCTGCGCGGTCCGCTGGCCGGGTGTTGTGAAACCGGCGAGCCGGATCGCGTTTCCCGCGCTGACGCTGGATCTGTACTCGACGCTGGTCGACATCGCGAGACAGCCGGTCCAGGCGGGAACGGACGGGGTCAGCCTGCTGCCGACCCTGCGCGGCGAAGCGCAGCCCGTCCCGGACCGGGTGCAGTACTTCGTCCGACGGGAAGGGGGCGTGCAGTTCTTTGGCAAGACGAATGACGCCGTGATTCGCGGACGCTGGAAGCTGGTCCATGACGGTCCGATGTCGCCGCTGGAGCTGTTCGATCTGGAGAGCGATCCGGCGGAGACCACGAATCTGGTGGAGAAGTCGCCGAAGGTGTTTCGGGAGTTGGTTCTGGAGTTGTCGCGGCAGTTGCAGTTGGGAGGGGCGGTGCCTTGGCAGAGGGCGAATAGTGCAAAATGA
- a CDS encoding metallophosphoesterase, whose translation MYDVIGDIHGHAAELRLLLDRLGYAESNGIFRHPTRQALFLGDFIDRGPAIREVLTIVRNMVEAGAARAVMGNHEFNALCYATPDPAAPGEFLRPHNEHNVHQHRATMHQFAGDPAWSDWLNWFRTLPVFLELDGLRCIHACWHPHSLQEIGRALSAHGTMTAAFLEQATAKRTPLFDAIEIALKGIDVRLPEGVHYHDKDGHLRRRVRLQWYRSPHNQTWRSYTISVHPEEMPDTLFPAVDYPDLEPYAVDAPPVFFGHYWLSPGEVVSPTPRAPNAACLDYSVARGGQLVAYRWDGEQILSPDKFVAVPAHHRETPRTVDPVTS comes from the coding sequence ATGTACGATGTGATTGGCGATATTCACGGCCATGCCGCCGAACTCCGACTACTGCTCGACCGGCTGGGGTACGCCGAGTCGAACGGCATCTTCCGACATCCGACGCGGCAGGCCCTCTTCCTCGGGGACTTCATCGACCGCGGACCGGCGATTCGGGAGGTCCTGACGATCGTCCGCAACATGGTCGAGGCGGGAGCCGCCCGGGCCGTCATGGGCAACCACGAGTTCAACGCCCTCTGCTACGCCACTCCCGACCCCGCAGCGCCCGGCGAATTCCTCCGCCCGCACAACGAGCACAACGTCCACCAGCATCGCGCGACCATGCACCAGTTCGCCGGCGACCCCGCCTGGTCGGACTGGCTGAACTGGTTTCGCACGCTCCCCGTCTTTCTCGAACTCGACGGCCTCCGCTGCATTCACGCCTGCTGGCATCCCCATTCGCTGCAGGAGATTGGGAGAGCTCTCTCCGCTCACGGGACAATGACCGCGGCGTTCCTCGAACAGGCGACCGCGAAACGAACTCCCCTGTTCGACGCGATCGAAATCGCTCTCAAAGGGATCGACGTCCGATTGCCGGAAGGGGTGCATTACCACGACAAGGACGGCCACCTGCGCCGCCGCGTCCGGCTGCAGTGGTATCGCTCGCCGCACAACCAGACCTGGCGCAGCTACACGATCAGCGTTCATCCGGAAGAGATGCCCGACACGCTGTTCCCGGCAGTCGATTACCCGGATCTGGAGCCCTATGCCGTCGACGCGCCGCCCGTCTTCTTCGGCCATTACTGGCTCTCGCCCGGCGAGGTTGTTTCGCCGACGCCGCGGGCGCCGAATGCCGCCTGCCTGGATTACAGCGTCGCCCGAGGCGGTCAGTTGGTGGCCTATCGCTGGGACGGCGAGCAGATCCTCTCACCGGACAAGTTCGTCGCCGTCCCGGCACACCATCGCGAGACGCCGCGAACGGTCGACCCTGTCACATCGTGA